Proteins found in one Geomonas subterranea genomic segment:
- a CDS encoding replication initiation factor domain-containing protein, whose amino-acid sequence MQTLFIGISADDFRPTKKKKQKWYRSTRLLTTTNGDVLAAFHSDSTSTFGRRNLLQIHGLAFSRSSLNALRPLDLQKLIDGANELDAHVSEIDLVIDDTAGVTPVAQIYEQSLPHRYKDFIRSTFLKDYRGKPTEPEFYGGTSIYYGRHGRSYCKVLFYPKHLCPNQRIYEPGNQLKYNWIRYELKLRGTAALRQGAELLSKVSSLATFGCNSMTMQEAVVDLFGKHFAYVIPGPRSSRRKLQPWWSELLRRATL is encoded by the coding sequence GTGCAGACCCTCTTCATCGGCATCTCAGCCGATGACTTCCGACCGACGAAGAAGAAAAAACAGAAGTGGTACCGATCAACTCGACTACTCACGACCACAAACGGCGATGTTCTCGCCGCCTTCCACTCAGACTCCACCTCGACTTTCGGTCGAAGAAACCTGCTGCAGATCCATGGGCTTGCCTTCAGCCGCAGTTCCTTGAACGCTCTTCGGCCTCTCGACCTGCAGAAACTGATTGACGGTGCTAACGAACTCGACGCGCACGTATCGGAGATCGACCTTGTTATAGATGACACGGCAGGCGTCACCCCGGTTGCCCAGATCTACGAGCAGTCTCTACCGCACCGCTACAAGGACTTCATTCGATCAACCTTCTTGAAGGACTACCGGGGGAAGCCTACAGAGCCGGAGTTCTACGGGGGAACGTCGATTTACTACGGCAGGCATGGTCGCAGCTATTGCAAAGTCCTCTTCTACCCGAAGCATCTCTGCCCGAATCAGCGGATTTACGAACCGGGGAACCAGCTAAAGTACAACTGGATCAGATATGAACTCAAACTGCGCGGGACTGCAGCCCTGCGGCAGGGCGCGGAACTGCTTTCTAAAGTCAGTAGTTTAGCGACTTTCGGCTGTAACTCCATGACGATGCAGGAGGCTGTTGTTGACCTGTTCGGTAAGCACTTTGCCTACGTTATCCCCGGTCCCAGATCCAGCCGCAGGAAGCTACAGCCCTGGTGGTCTGAACTGCTACGACGCGCCACCCTGTAA